The Mytilus edulis chromosome 12, xbMytEdul2.2, whole genome shotgun sequence genome contains a region encoding:
- the LOC139497403 gene encoding putative uncharacterized protein ENSP00000383309 gives SATTPSGPPSATTTSGPPSSTTLSGPPSATTTSEPSSGPPSATTPSGPSSATTSSGPPSATIPSGSPSATTTSGPPSATTTSGPPSSTTLSGPPSATTPSGPPTAISTSEPSSGTTPSGPPSATKTSKPPSATTTSGPPSATTTSEPPSATTTSGPPSVTTTSETSSATTPSGSPSATTTSGPPSATTTSGPPSSTTLSGPPSATTPSGPPTAISTSEPSSGTTPSGPPSATKTSKPPSATTTSGTTSLGPPTATTTSETSSATTPSGPPSATTTSGPPSATTT, from the exons tctgctacaacaccatcaggaccaccatctgctactacaacatcaggaccaccatcttctacaacactgtcaggaccaccatctgctactacaacatcagaaccATCATCTG gaccaccatctgctacaacaccatcaggaccatcatctgctactacatcatcaggaccaccatctgctacaataCCATCAGGatcaccatctgctacaacaacatcaggaccaccatctgctactacaacatcaggaccaccatcttctacaacactgtcaggaccaccatctgctacaacaccatcaggaccacctacTGCTATTTCAACATCAGAACCATCATCtggtacaacaccatcaggaccaccatctgctacaaaaacatcaaaaccaccatctgctacaacaacatctg gaccaccatctgctacaacaacatcagaaccaccatctgctacaacaacatcaggaccaccatctgttACAACAACATCAGAAAcatcatctgctacaacaccatcaggatcaccatctgctacaacaacatcaggaccaccatctgctactacaacatcaggaccaccatcttctacaacactgtcaggaccaccatctgctacaacaccatcaggaccacctacTGCTATTTCAACATCAGAACCATCATCtggtacaacaccatcaggaccaccatctgctacaaaaacatcaaaaccaccatctgctacaacaacatctggtactacatcattaggaccacctactgctactacaacatcagaaacatcatctgctacaacaccatcaggaccaccatctgctacaacaacatcaggaccaccatctgctactacaaca